The Mycolicibacterium parafortuitum nucleotide sequence CTCACCGAGGCGTTCAACATGATGCTGCGCGCGCTGGCCGAATCCAGGGAACGGCAGGCCCGACTGGTCGCCGACGCCGGGCACGAACTCCGGACCCCGCTGACGTCGCTGCGCACCAACGTCGAGTTGTTGATGAGCTCGATGAAACCGGGTGCTCCGCAGATCCCCGAGGAGGACATGGCGGAGTTGCGCAGCGACGTGATCGGGCAGATCGAGGAACTGTCGACTTTGGTCGGCGATCTGGTCGACCTCACCCGCGAGGAAGCCGGCAACGCGGTGCACGAGACGGTCGAGTTGTCCGAGGTGATCGAGCGGTCGCTGGAGCGGGTCCGCAGGCGCCGCAACGACATCGAGTTCACCGTGTCGGTGACCCCGTGGCAGGTGTTCGGCGACGCGGCCGGACTGGGACGGGCCGTGCTCAACCTGCTCGACAACGCCGCGAAGTGGAGCCCGCCCGGCGGTGTCGTCGCGGTGAGTCTGACCCAGGTCGACCCGCTGGCCGCCGAACTGGTGGTGGCCGATCACGGGCCCGGGATCCCGCCGCAGGAACGCGATCTCGTCTTCGAGCGGTTCTACCGCTCCACCACCGCGCGGGCGATGCCGGGCTCGGGTCTCGGCCTGGCGATCGTGAAGCAGGTGGTGCTCAAACACGGTGGCACACTGCGCATCGAGGACACGGTGCCGGGTGGGCAGCCGCCAGGAACGTCGATGCGCGTGGTCCTGCCGGGCCGTCCCTCGATCGTGACCGCGGACGACGAGTAGCGCCGCGACACGCGCGATCCGGTCGTATTGGTGACCTGGCTCACCGCCCAGAATGGTTGAGACGGGCGTACTCGGGGCACGAGCTCAAAAGTTGTCGGAAAGGCAATCGAACTCTAAGCCCTTTCTCAGTACGTTTGGGCACGCTGAGCTAGCAACGATCGTTGTCGTACCGGACACGATCAATTCGAGGGAGAGCACTGCAGCGATATGACCAACCACCCGAGGTACTCGCCGACTCCGCAACCGGGTCGTCAGACCGGCTACCCCGGACAGGCGCCTCAAGGCCCCGCCGGGTCGCCGCGGTCGGGATCCTATGAGCCGCAGGGCACCGGCAGCTGGGACTGGCGTTACGCGACTGAGCAACAGCGGCAAGCCTTTCGGGGTCCCTACGATCCCTATCCCGGCGCGCAGATGCCGACGGGCCCGGGCCAGTACCCGCGTCCCGGCGCGCCGACCCCGCCGCCCGGACCCCGGAAGCGTTCGCGCGCATCAGGTTTGATCGCCGGCGCGCTGGCCCTGTCGCTGCTGTCGGCAGGTGTCGGCGGCGGCGTCGCGATGCTGGTGCACCCCGACCACAGCGTCGGCGGGATCAGCGCCAGCGGTGCTGCCCCGTCGATGCCCGCGGCCAGCGTGCCGGGCGGCTCGGTGGAGGCGGTGGCCGCCAAGGTCGTGCCCAGCGTGGTCAAGCTCGAGGTGAACCAGGGCAGGGCCACCGAAGAGGGCTCCGGCGTGATCCTGTCCTCGGACGGTCTGATCCTGACCAACAACCATGTCGTGGCGGCCGCGGCCGGTGACGCCGGTCCCGCGCAGACCAAGGTCACGTTCGCCGACGGCAGCGCCACCACGTTCTCCGTCGTCGGCGCCGACCCCAGCAGCGACATCGCGGTGGTGCGCGCCAAGAACGTGTCGGACCTGACCCCGATCGAGGTCGGCTCGTCGGCGGATCTGCGCGTCGGCCAGGACGTCGTCGCGATCGGTTCGCCCCTCGGCTTGGAAGGCACGGTCACCACCGGCATCATCAGCGCGCTGAACCGGCCGGTGGCCGCCAGCGGTGACGCCAAGAACCAGAACACGGTGCTCGACGCGATCCAGACCGACGCGGCGATCAACCCGGGCAACTCCGGCGGCGCGCTGGTGAACATGAACGGTGAGTTGGTGGGCATCAACTCCGCCATCGCGACCATGGGCGCCGACGCCGGTGGCCCGCGCGGCGGCTCGATCGGGCTGGGCTTCGCGATCCCGGTGGATCAGGCCAAGCGCATCGCCGACGAGATCATCCAGACCGGTAGCGCGTCGCGGGCCTCGCTCGGTGTGCAGGTGGGCAACGACGCCGGGGTGGACGGCGCCAAGATCGTCGAGGTGACCGATGGCGGAGCCGCGGCCGCGGCGGGCCTGCCCAGCGGAGTGCTCGTCACCAAACTCGACGACCGGGTGATCAGCAGCGCCGACGCGCTCGTCGCCGCGGTGCGCTCCAAGGCGCCGGGAGACAAGGTGAAGCTGACGTTCCTGGATTCGTCGGGCAAGCCGCAGACCGTTGACGTCACCCTCGGCAAGGCCAAGCAGTGAGTGCGACCCTCGGCCGGAATCGGGCGGAGTCGCGGCCCGACCTGCGTGTGGCTGCACCGTTGTCTGCCCCGAGATATACGGTTGAGCTCATGGAGCAGCCACACGCCTTGGTCGGTCGTGCCCTCGTCGTCATCGTCGACGACCGCACAGCTCACGGCGACGAAGAGGACCACAGCGGTCCGTTGGTCACCGAGCTGCTCGGGGAGGCCGGATTCGTCGTCGACGGGGTGGTGGTCGTCTCCTCCGACGAGGTCGAGATTCGCAACGCATTGAACACCGCGGTGATCGGCGGCGTGGATCTGGTGGTGTCGGTGGGCGGCACAGGGGTCACTCCGCGCGACGTCACGCCGGAAGCCACGCTGGATCTGCTGGACCGGGAGTTGCTGGGAATCGCCGAAGCGCTGCGTTCCTCGGGGTTGAGCGCCGGCATCATCGACGCGGGGGTGTCGCGCGGCCTGGCCGGGATCTCAGGCAGCACACTTGTGGTCAACCTCGCCGGATCCCGGGCCGCGGTCCGGGACGGCATGGCGACACTTGGTCCCCTGGCGGGCCAGATCATCGCGCAGCTATCCAGTTTGGAGATCTAAGCGCGTTGCGCTTTCAGCGGTTAGTCCGGAATCCGCCGGGGTGGGCACCTCCACCTCGTGCGGATTTCGTCTTTTTTGACTCCTGCGTCATCTGCAATGTTAAGTGCAGGTGAACAGACATCCCTGTAAGTTTGTGATCTTGATCACACGGAGAAATTGTCGTGACACAGACGCCGAAGCGCCGATCAGATTCAGTTAACGAGTTGCTGAAGAAGGCGTTCCCCGAGGTACCGGATACCGAGCGGGAGCCGGTGGCCCCCGAAGACATCGATGCGCGCGAGCGTTGGTTGCGAGAGAACATTCCGCCACACCACGAGTGACCTGTGGTTACTCGCCGGGTTCCCAGCTGCCCCTGGCGTAACACATTCACTCTCATTGACGAATACGTCGATGCGGGGTCACGATCCGCGGCGCTTTTCTCGACCAACCCCCGCCGCCGCGCGGAGGGGGTTAGGGAACACCAGGGGAACTCCAGCAAACGACGCGCGGCTTTGCGTCCCGAACATCACCACCGGGGCCACGCGTTGCCGGTCAGATGCCTCCCCGTTATGTTCCTCGTGTCAACGATGAGCTAATCGTAAGAACGACATGTGAGGTTTTTAATTCTCCTCACATCAAGCTCTTGCGAGGTGTGTGGTGAAGAAGTAAGCCAGGCACGGACATCTCGGAGCCCCGCCCGGGGCTTCGATACGCATAGCTAGGGAGATCATGAAGGCAATCACTCGGGTGCTGATCGCGATGGTGGCGTCCATCGCGGCATTGTTCGTGAGCACTGGCACCTCCAACGCCGGTCTGGACAATGAGCTGAGTGTCGTCGACGGCCAGGGCCGCACGCTGACAGTTCAGCAGTGGGACACGTTCCTCAACGGTGTTTTCCCCCTCGACCGCAACCGCCTGACCCGTGAGTGGTT carries:
- a CDS encoding HAMP domain-containing sensor histidine kinase, translating into MVVDERAGSWTGHPPPAPPPPPASSISLRWRVMLLAMAMAVIPVVMMGVAGYAVVTRALYDDIDNQLRTRAQMLIESGSLDANPAKAIEGTAYSDMNAMFYIPGRSKYTANQQGQTLPIGRPEQDVMEGTLWMSLRTVEHQRVLAVHLASGNSLLLSKSLAPTGQVLKRLGTVLLIVGGIGVAVAAIAGGIVASAGLRPVGRLTQAAERVARTDDLHPIPVVGNDELARLTEAFNMMLRALAESRERQARLVADAGHELRTPLTSLRTNVELLMSSMKPGAPQIPEEDMAELRSDVIGQIEELSTLVGDLVDLTREEAGNAVHETVELSEVIERSLERVRRRRNDIEFTVSVTPWQVFGDAAGLGRAVLNLLDNAAKWSPPGGVVAVSLTQVDPLAAELVVADHGPGIPPQERDLVFERFYRSTTARAMPGSGLGLAIVKQVVLKHGGTLRIEDTVPGGQPPGTSMRVVLPGRPSIVTADDE
- a CDS encoding S1C family serine protease, which translates into the protein MTNHPRYSPTPQPGRQTGYPGQAPQGPAGSPRSGSYEPQGTGSWDWRYATEQQRQAFRGPYDPYPGAQMPTGPGQYPRPGAPTPPPGPRKRSRASGLIAGALALSLLSAGVGGGVAMLVHPDHSVGGISASGAAPSMPAASVPGGSVEAVAAKVVPSVVKLEVNQGRATEEGSGVILSSDGLILTNNHVVAAAAGDAGPAQTKVTFADGSATTFSVVGADPSSDIAVVRAKNVSDLTPIEVGSSADLRVGQDVVAIGSPLGLEGTVTTGIISALNRPVAASGDAKNQNTVLDAIQTDAAINPGNSGGALVNMNGELVGINSAIATMGADAGGPRGGSIGLGFAIPVDQAKRIADEIIQTGSASRASLGVQVGNDAGVDGAKIVEVTDGGAAAAAGLPSGVLVTKLDDRVISSADALVAAVRSKAPGDKVKLTFLDSSGKPQTVDVTLGKAKQ
- a CDS encoding MogA/MoaB family molybdenum cofactor biosynthesis protein gives rise to the protein MRVAAPLSAPRYTVELMEQPHALVGRALVVIVDDRTAHGDEEDHSGPLVTELLGEAGFVVDGVVVVSSDEVEIRNALNTAVIGGVDLVVSVGGTGVTPRDVTPEATLDLLDRELLGIAEALRSSGLSAGIIDAGVSRGLAGISGSTLVVNLAGSRAAVRDGMATLGPLAGQIIAQLSSLEI